From Plasmodium chabaudi chabaudi strain AS genome assembly, chromosome: 12, the proteins below share one genomic window:
- a CDS encoding 60S ribosomal protein L2, putative (term=annotation;date=20140709;qualifier=removed_product=60S ribosomal protein L8, putative;qualifier=added_product=60s ribosomal protein l2, putative;qualifier=added_literature=pmid:24913268;qualifier=added_gene_nam=rpl2;curatorName=ucb@sanger.ac.uk;~;query 226-226;GPI_cleavage_site_score=0.172;~pfam_scan;Pfam:PF03947.14; E()=3.3E-43;score=146.7;query 98-230;description=Ribosomal_L2_C;~pfam_scan;Pfam:PF00181.19; E()=2.4E-17;score=62.5;query 11-88;description=Ribosomal_L2;~iprscan;InterPro:IPR008991 : Translation protein SH3-like;Superfamily:SSF50104; score=1.99E-51;query 99-245;description=Translation protein SH3-like domain superfamily;~iprscan;InterPro:IPR022669 : Ribosomal protein L2, C-terminal;Pfam:PF03947; score=3.4E-43;query 98-230;description=Ribosomal protein L2, C-terminal;~iprscan;InterPro:IPR022669 : Ribosomal protein L2, C-terminal;SMART:SM01382; score=2.7E-65;query 96-231;description=Ribosomal protein L2, C-terminal;~iprscan;InterPro:IPR012340 : Nucleic acid-binding, OB-fold;Superfamily:SSF50249; score=7.54E-21;query 2-97;description=Nucleic acid-binding, OB-fold;~iprscan;InterPro:IPR022671 : Ribosomal protein L2, conserved site;Prosite:PS00467; score=1.0;query 197-208;description=Ribosomal protein L2, conserved site;~iprscan;InterPro:IPR002171 : Ribosomal protein L2;PIRSF:PIRSF002158; score=2.2E-69;query 1-255;description=Ribosomal protein L2;~iprscan;InterPro:IPR002171 : Ribosomal protein L2;SMART:SM01383; score=6.6E-32;query 11-90;description=Ribosomal protein L2;~iprscan;InterPro:IPR022666 : Ribosomal Proteins L2, RNA binding domain;Pfam:PF00181; score=2.5E-17;query 11-88;description=Ribosomal Proteins L2, RNA binding domain) — MGRVIRGQRKGRGSIFKSHSHHRKGAAKLRHLDFCEKKGYIKGLIKDIIHDPGRGAPLAKILFKKTEKYGKKEELMVAAEGMFTGQYISCGTKAPLSVGNVLPIGKMPEGTLICNLEHMAGNRGTLVKASGCYATVVGQSEDGKKTKIRLPSGAKKTIDARARAMVGVVGAGGRIDKPILKAGVAHHKYRVKRNCWPKVRGVAMNPVDHPHGGGNHQHIGHPSTVSRSAPAGQKVGLIAARRTGLLRGAKKTKLVGKSEN; from the exons ATGGGAAGAGTTATAAGAg GACAAAGGAAGGGAAGAGGCTCGATTTTCAAGTCTCATAGTCATCATAGAAAAGGTGCAGCAAAATTACGACACTTAGATTTTTGTGAAAAGAAAGGATATATAAAGGGATTGATAAAGGATATTATTCATGACCCAGGTAGAGGAGCACCATtagcaaaaatattatttaaaaaaactgaaaaatatggaaaaaagGAAGAATTAATGGTAGCTGCTGAAGGTATGTTTACAGgtcaatatatttcttgTGGAACTAAAGCACCATTATCTGTAGGAAATGTATTACCTATTGGAAAAATGCCTGAAGGTACTTTAATATGTAATTTAGAACATATGGCTGGAAATAGAGGAACATTAGTTAAAGCATCAGGATGTTATGCTACTGTTGTAGGTCAATCGGaagatggaaaaaaaacaaaaattagaTTACCATCAGgtgcaaaaaaaacaattgaTGCAAGAGCAAGAGCTATGGTTGGTGTTGTCGGTGCTGGAGGTCGTATTGATAAGCCAATCTTAAAAGCAGGTGTTGCTCACCATAAATATAGAGTTAAAAGAAATTGCTGGCCTAAAGTTAGAGGTGTGGCTATGAACCCAGTAGACCATCCTCATGGTGGTGGTAACCATCAACATATTGGTCATCCATCAACTGTATCTCGAAGTGCTCCTGCTGGACAAAAAGTTGGTTTAATAGCTGCTAGAAGAACAGGTTTATTAAGAGgtgcaaaaaaaacaaaattagtTGGTAAATcagaaaattaa